A genomic region of Halopelagius longus contains the following coding sequences:
- a CDS encoding helix-turn-helix transcriptional regulator, with translation MADALTVVRRRRRILEYLCEGAAPKRDIVATTDSSRSTVNRAISELSSLGLVERVDGGFRTTTPGRLSLDVVTETSETMRTIRESSDVLSNIPLESCVSHRFLVGADVVTGDSAAPYSGIDDAFDRLRRADRARGFGVADNDPRWTQTLHERATEGSLSVDVAITRPMAKYALDRYDDRAAEYFAADDYRVRVCESLPFGMFLFDVEDRTVAHLLVHDEAGSFIAQVENDRPDAVEWAEARFAERFEAGVPLSEFTE, from the coding sequence ATGGCCGACGCACTGACCGTCGTCCGGCGGCGACGGCGCATCCTCGAGTACCTCTGCGAAGGTGCGGCACCGAAACGCGACATCGTGGCGACGACGGACTCCTCGCGTTCGACGGTGAACCGCGCCATCTCGGAACTCTCCTCGCTCGGTCTGGTCGAACGGGTCGACGGCGGCTTTCGGACGACGACGCCCGGCCGACTCTCCTTGGACGTGGTGACGGAGACGTCGGAGACGATGCGGACGATACGCGAGTCCAGCGACGTGCTCTCGAACATCCCGCTGGAATCGTGCGTCTCCCACCGGTTTCTCGTCGGCGCGGACGTCGTCACCGGCGATTCGGCCGCGCCGTACTCCGGCATCGACGACGCGTTCGACAGACTGCGGCGCGCTGACCGCGCCCGCGGGTTCGGCGTCGCCGACAACGACCCGCGGTGGACGCAGACGCTCCACGAACGGGCCACCGAGGGGTCGTTGTCCGTGGACGTCGCCATCACCCGCCCGATGGCGAAGTACGCCCTCGACCGGTACGACGACAGGGCCGCGGAGTACTTCGCCGCCGACGACTACCGGGTCCGCGTCTGCGAGTCGCTCCCGTTCGGGATGTTCCTCTTCGACGTCGAGGACCGAACGGTGGCGCACCTCCTCGTCCACGACGAGGCGGGGTCGTTCATCGCGCAGGTCGAAAACGACCGCCCCGACGCCGTCGAGTGGGCCGAGGCGCGGTTCGCCGAACGGTTCGAGGCGGGCGTGCCGCTTTCGGAGTTCACCGAGTGA
- a CDS encoding MoaD/ThiS family protein, producing MSQTRPNAADARATTTVEVRATGRVRDALGTPRMEFAFAGDTLRDFLDAFLAEYDVRDLLIAETTAEATAPGWAPADGDDVRGSLRTNPEGEQTRAYARILVNGRFNENRRGFDTELEDGDRVALVNPFIFCC from the coding sequence ATGTCTCAGACTCGACCGAACGCGGCGGACGCCCGAGCGACGACCACGGTGGAGGTGCGCGCCACCGGCCGCGTCCGCGACGCACTCGGGACGCCACGGATGGAGTTCGCCTTCGCGGGCGACACCCTGCGGGACTTCCTCGACGCGTTCCTCGCGGAGTACGACGTCCGCGACCTCCTCATCGCGGAGACGACGGCGGAGGCGACCGCACCCGGATGGGCACCCGCCGACGGCGACGACGTCCGCGGGTCGTTGCGGACGAACCCCGAGGGCGAACAGACGCGGGCGTACGCTCGCATCCTCGTCAACGGGCGGTTCAACGAGAACCGCCGGGGCTTCGACACCGAACTCGAAGACGGCGACCGCGTCGCTCTCGTCAATCCGTTCATCTTCTGCTGTTAG
- a CDS encoding LSM domain-containing protein, whose product MSGRPLDVLEASLQEPVTVNLKDGSAYYGTLAGYDQHMNVVLEPPAADEEEEDVLGEIEVTPVEDTTIIRGDNVVTIKA is encoded by the coding sequence ATGAGCGGACGACCCCTCGACGTGCTTGAGGCTTCCCTGCAGGAGCCCGTCACGGTCAACCTGAAGGACGGGAGCGCATACTACGGCACACTCGCCGGGTACGACCAACACATGAACGTCGTTCTCGAACCACCCGCGGCGGACGAGGAGGAGGAGGACGTTCTCGGCGAAATTGAGGTCACGCCGGTTGAAGACACAACCATTATACGCGGCGATAACGTCGTCACGATCAAAGCATGA
- the idsA3 gene encoding geranylfarnesyl diphosphate synthase, translated as MNSEATEERVLEAVRQRRELVNEALDEDIPLEEPERLYEATRYLLQAGGKRLRPTVTLLTAEALADVEPLSTDYRAFPTLDSREIDVMTAAASIEVIQSFTLIHDDIMDDDDLRRGVPAVHKEYDTETAILAGDTLYAKAFELMTHTGADPENGLEAVRMLATTCTQICEGQALDVEFERRSEVLPDEYLEMIELKTAVLYGAAAATAGVLMGASDDVVEALYRYGIDSGCAFQIQDDVLDLTVPSEKLGKQRGSDLVENKETIITLHARQQGVDVDSLLDVSGVEDVTEEAVEEAVAELDDAGSIDFAREKAHELTDRAKNHLEVLPDNEARSLLRDIADYLITRGY; from the coding sequence ATGAACTCGGAAGCGACGGAGGAACGGGTGCTCGAAGCGGTCCGACAGCGACGCGAACTCGTCAACGAGGCGCTGGACGAGGACATCCCGCTGGAGGAGCCCGAACGGCTCTACGAGGCGACCCGCTACCTGCTTCAGGCGGGCGGCAAGCGCCTCCGGCCGACCGTGACGCTCCTCACTGCCGAAGCGCTCGCGGACGTCGAGCCGCTCTCGACGGACTACCGCGCGTTTCCGACGCTCGACTCCCGCGAGATCGACGTGATGACGGCCGCCGCGAGCATCGAGGTCATCCAGTCGTTCACGCTCATCCACGACGACATCATGGACGACGACGACCTCCGTCGCGGCGTCCCCGCAGTTCACAAAGAGTACGACACCGAGACGGCAATCCTCGCGGGCGACACGCTCTACGCGAAGGCGTTCGAGCTGATGACCCACACGGGGGCCGACCCCGAGAACGGGCTCGAAGCCGTCCGGATGCTCGCGACGACCTGCACCCAAATCTGCGAGGGACAGGCGCTCGACGTCGAGTTCGAGCGACGCAGCGAGGTGTTGCCCGACGAGTATCTGGAGATGATAGAGCTGAAGACCGCCGTCCTCTACGGCGCGGCGGCGGCGACGGCTGGCGTCCTCATGGGCGCGAGCGACGACGTGGTCGAAGCGCTCTACCGGTACGGCATCGACTCCGGCTGCGCGTTCCAGATACAGGACGACGTGCTCGATCTGACGGTGCCCTCGGAGAAACTCGGCAAACAGCGCGGGTCGGACCTCGTCGAGAACAAGGAGACGATCATCACGCTCCACGCCCGCCAGCAGGGCGTCGACGTGGACTCGCTTCTCGACGTCTCGGGCGTCGAGGACGTGACCGAGGAGGCGGTCGAGGAGGCCGTCGCCGAACTCGACGACGCCGGCTCCATCGACTTCGCCCGCGAGAAGGCCCACGAACTGACCGACCGGGCGAAGAACCACCTCGAAGTCCTCCCGGACAACGAGGCGCGGTCGCTCCTGCGCGACATCGCGGACTACCTCATCACGCGCGGCTACTGA
- a CDS encoding 50S ribosomal protein L37e, producing the protein MTGAGTPSQGKKNKTTHVKCRRCGEKSYHVKKKVCSSCGFGKSAKRRDYEWQSKAGDN; encoded by the coding sequence ATGACGGGCGCAGGAACCCCCAGTCAAGGAAAGAAGAACAAGACGACGCACGTGAAATGCCGCCGGTGCGGCGAGAAATCGTACCACGTCAAGAAGAAGGTCTGCTCGTCTTGCGGCTTCGGCAAGTCGGCGAAGCGCCGCGACTACGAGTGGCAGTCCAAAGCGGGCGACAACTGA
- a CDS encoding ribonuclease J, giving the protein MEIEIATIGGYEEVGRQMTAVRAGDDVVVFDMGLNLSQVLIHDNVETEKMHSLDLIDMGAIPDDRIMSDLEGDVKAIVPTHGHLDHIGAISKLAHRYDAPVVATPFTIELVKQQVEGESKFNVGNDLVKMSAGETMSIGDSGQVELEFVHVTHSIIDAINPVLHTPEGAVVYGLDKRMDHSPVLEDPIDMKRFREIGREGEGVLCYIEDCTNAGRKGRTPSESVARRHLKDVMTSIEDYDGGIVATTFSSHISRVSSLIEFAKDIGRQPVLLGRSMEKYSGTAERLGFVDIPDDVGMYGHRKSVDRTFKRIMKEGKENYLPIVTGHQGEPRAMLTRMGRGETPYELDEGDKVIFSARVIPEPTNEGQRYQSERLLKMQGARIYDEIHVSGHLREEGHYQMLDALQPQHVIPAHQNLKGFAPYVDLAESQGYALGRDLHVTRNGNMIQLVE; this is encoded by the coding sequence ATGGAAATCGAAATTGCGACAATCGGCGGATACGAAGAAGTCGGTCGACAGATGACGGCCGTTCGCGCGGGCGACGACGTCGTCGTCTTCGACATGGGCCTGAACCTGTCTCAGGTCCTGATCCACGACAACGTGGAGACCGAAAAGATGCACAGCCTCGACCTCATCGACATGGGTGCGATTCCGGACGACCGCATCATGTCGGACTTAGAGGGCGACGTGAAGGCCATCGTGCCGACGCACGGCCACCTCGACCACATCGGCGCCATCTCGAAACTGGCGCACCGCTACGACGCGCCCGTCGTGGCCACGCCGTTCACCATCGAACTGGTGAAACAGCAGGTCGAAGGCGAGAGCAAGTTCAACGTCGGCAACGACCTCGTGAAGATGAGCGCCGGCGAGACGATGTCCATCGGAGACTCGGGACAGGTCGAGTTGGAGTTCGTCCACGTCACTCACTCCATCATCGACGCCATCAACCCCGTCCTCCACACGCCGGAGGGAGCGGTCGTCTACGGTCTCGACAAGCGGATGGACCACTCGCCGGTCCTCGAAGACCCCATCGACATGAAGCGCTTCCGCGAGATCGGTCGCGAGGGTGAGGGTGTCCTCTGTTACATCGAGGACTGCACCAACGCGGGCCGGAAGGGCCGGACGCCCTCCGAGTCCGTCGCGCGCCGTCACCTCAAGGACGTGATGACGAGCATCGAGGATTACGACGGCGGCATCGTGGCGACGACGTTCTCGTCGCACATCTCCCGCGTCTCCTCGCTCATCGAGTTCGCCAAGGACATCGGGCGGCAACCCGTCCTGCTCGGCCGGTCGATGGAGAAGTACTCCGGCACCGCAGAGCGCCTCGGATTCGTGGACATCCCGGACGACGTGGGCATGTACGGCCACCGCAAGTCCGTCGACCGGACGTTCAAGCGCATCATGAAGGAGGGCAAGGAGAACTACCTGCCCATCGTCACGGGCCATCAGGGCGAACCGCGCGCGATGCTCACCCGGATGGGCCGCGGCGAGACGCCGTACGAACTGGACGAGGGCGACAAGGTCATCTTCTCGGCGCGGGTCATCCCGGAGCCGACCAACGAGGGGCAGCGCTACCAGTCCGAACGCCTCCTGAAGATGCAGGGCGCCCGCATCTACGACGAGATACACGTCTCGGGGCACCTTCGCGAGGAGGGCCACTACCAGATGCTCGACGCGCTCCAACCCCAGCACGTCATCCCCGCCCACCAGAACCTCAAGGGCTTCGCGCCGTACGTCGACCTCGCGGAGTCGCAGGGGTACGCGCTGGGCCGTGACCTTCACGTCACGCGCAACGGGAACATGATTCAGCTGGTGGAGTAA
- a CDS encoding cyclase family protein yields MTLVDLTRRVESGMPVYPGDPAVTVEPHADFETDGYRVSRLELGTHAGTHVDAPSHTEPDGDSLDAFDAEDFRFDARLVDCRDAGENGTIGPDAVPDDPDAEMVVFRTGWEAEWGTDRMTDHPALAPETARLCAERGYAVATDALSPDPTGGEGVPAHRAILGAGLLVVENLRNLDAAPEAFELLALPVRVDADGAPVRAVARV; encoded by the coding sequence GTGACCCTCGTAGACCTCACCCGTCGAGTCGAATCCGGGATGCCCGTCTACCCCGGCGACCCCGCCGTGACCGTCGAACCGCACGCCGACTTCGAGACGGACGGCTACCGCGTCTCCCGACTCGAACTCGGGACGCACGCCGGAACGCACGTGGACGCCCCCTCGCACACCGAACCCGACGGCGACTCTCTGGACGCGTTCGACGCCGAGGATTTTCGGTTCGACGCGCGACTCGTCGACTGCCGCGACGCGGGCGAAAACGGGACGATAGGCCCCGACGCGGTGCCGGACGACCCGGACGCGGAGATGGTCGTCTTCCGTACCGGGTGGGAGGCGGAGTGGGGGACCGACCGGATGACCGACCACCCGGCCCTCGCGCCCGAGACGGCGCGCCTCTGCGCCGAACGGGGGTACGCGGTGGCGACGGACGCGTTGAGCCCGGACCCGACGGGCGGCGAGGGCGTGCCCGCCCACCGCGCGATACTCGGGGCGGGACTCCTCGTCGTAGAGAACCTCCGCAACCTCGACGCCGCGCCGGAGGCGTTCGAGTTGCTGGCGTTGCCGGTGCGCGTCGACGCGGACGGCGCGCCGGTTCGCGCCGTCGCGCGGGTTTAG
- the purF gene encoding amidophosphoribosyltransferase, translated as MPDGRDSPNPTSGRGDGADRPTAADLSGPTEKCGVVGVSLSDRAASRPLYYSLYALQHRGQESAGIVTHDGFQQHSHVEMGLVGDVFEESDLDSLAGTGGIGHVRYPTSGGVNSCCAQPFSVSFKSGSLGLAHNGNLVNADEIRDELEALGHAFTSTGDTEVIAHDLARNLLNEDLVRAVKRTMQRIHGSYSLTIMHDETVLGVRDPQGNRPLCIGTVDGGYVLASESAAIDTLDGELVRDVRPGELVVLEPDGSGFDSYQLVEEENTAHCFFEHVYFARPDSIIDGTLVYEARRNLGRKLWEESGIETDVVMPVPDSGRAFASGYAEAANETTADGEERPEGAAAVEFAEGLMKNRYVGRTFIMPTQDERERAVRLKLNPIKNTIEGRSVTIIDDSIVRGTTSRQLVQLVRDAGAEEVHVRIGAPPIVAPCYMGIDMATREELIASDKSTEEIREEIGADSLAYLSIDAIADVLERSRADLCLGCVTGEYPYDIDGEESDRDVTRPDIDGADAEITPADD; from the coding sequence ATGCCTGACGGGCGGGACTCTCCGAATCCCACATCCGGACGCGGCGACGGCGCGGACCGACCGACTGCGGCGGACCTCTCGGGGCCGACCGAGAAGTGCGGCGTCGTCGGCGTCTCCCTCTCGGACCGCGCGGCGTCGCGGCCGTTGTACTACTCCCTGTACGCACTCCAACACCGCGGGCAGGAGTCGGCGGGTATCGTCACCCACGACGGGTTCCAACAGCACAGTCACGTCGAGATGGGACTCGTCGGCGACGTGTTCGAGGAGTCGGACCTCGACTCTCTGGCGGGGACGGGCGGCATCGGTCACGTCCGCTACCCCACCTCCGGCGGCGTCAACTCCTGTTGCGCCCAACCGTTCTCCGTCTCCTTCAAGTCGGGGTCGCTCGGACTCGCGCACAACGGCAACCTCGTCAACGCCGACGAGATACGCGACGAACTGGAGGCTCTCGGCCACGCGTTCACCTCGACGGGCGACACGGAGGTCATCGCCCACGACTTGGCGCGCAACCTCCTGAACGAGGACCTCGTGCGGGCGGTCAAGCGCACGATGCAACGCATCCACGGGTCGTACTCGCTGACCATCATGCACGACGAGACGGTCCTCGGCGTGCGCGACCCGCAGGGGAACCGACCACTCTGCATCGGAACGGTCGACGGCGGGTACGTCCTCGCCTCCGAATCCGCCGCCATCGACACCCTCGACGGCGAACTCGTCCGCGACGTCCGACCGGGCGAACTCGTCGTCCTCGAACCCGACGGCTCCGGGTTCGACTCCTACCAACTCGTCGAGGAGGAGAACACCGCCCACTGCTTCTTCGAACACGTCTACTTCGCCCGACCCGACTCCATCATCGACGGTACTCTCGTCTACGAGGCGCGCCGCAACCTCGGCCGGAAACTGTGGGAGGAGTCCGGCATCGAGACGGACGTGGTGATGCCCGTCCCAGACTCCGGCCGCGCCTTCGCCTCGGGGTACGCCGAGGCGGCTAACGAGACGACGGCCGACGGCGAGGAACGCCCGGAGGGCGCGGCCGCCGTGGAGTTCGCCGAGGGCCTGATGAAGAACCGCTACGTCGGCCGGACGTTCATCATGCCGACGCAGGACGAACGCGAACGCGCGGTCCGCCTGAAACTCAACCCGATAAAGAACACCATCGAGGGGCGGTCGGTCACCATCATCGACGACAGCATCGTCCGCGGCACCACCTCGCGCCAACTCGTCCAACTCGTCCGCGACGCGGGCGCGGAGGAGGTGCACGTCCGCATCGGCGCGCCGCCCATCGTCGCCCCCTGTTACATGGGCATCGACATGGCCACCCGCGAGGAACTCATCGCCTCGGACAAGTCCACCGAGGAGATACGCGAGGAAATCGGCGCCGACAGTCTCGCGTACCTCTCTATCGACGCCATCGCCGACGTCCTCGAACGGTCGCGCGCGGACCTCTGTCTCGGGTGCGTCACCGGCGAGTACCCCTACGACATCGACGGCGAGGAGTCCGACCGCGACGTCACCCGCCCCGACATCGACGGCGCGGACGCCGAAATCACGCCCGCCGACGACTGA
- a CDS encoding DUF420 domain-containing protein, which produces MERSVRDHVPSLTALLTVASLALVFGAVLGAIPETVLPRASDGVLDAIPHVNAAVSTVAIATILLGVRAIRRGNVRRHRALMVASVGLFGAFLVLYLYRIVVRGTAEFPGPEAVYQYVYLPTLAVHILLAIVCIPLVYYVLLLAVTRPVSEIYETRHRTVGRVAASLWLISFFLGNVVYALLYAVY; this is translated from the coding sequence ATGGAACGGAGCGTTCGAGACCACGTCCCGAGCCTGACGGCGCTTCTGACCGTCGCCTCTCTGGCCCTCGTCTTCGGGGCGGTGCTCGGTGCGATTCCGGAGACGGTCCTCCCGCGGGCGTCCGACGGCGTCTTAGACGCCATCCCGCACGTCAACGCCGCCGTCAGCACCGTCGCCATCGCGACGATTCTCCTCGGCGTGCGCGCGATTCGACGGGGAAACGTCCGCAGACACCGGGCGCTGATGGTCGCGTCCGTCGGCCTGTTCGGCGCCTTCCTCGTCCTCTACCTCTACAGAATCGTCGTGCGAGGAACCGCGGAGTTCCCCGGTCCGGAAGCGGTCTATCAGTACGTCTACCTGCCGACGCTGGCCGTCCACATCCTGCTTGCCATCGTCTGCATCCCCCTCGTCTACTACGTCCTTCTCTTGGCCGTCACGCGCCCCGTGAGCGAGATTTACGAGACGCGACACCGCACGGTGGGCCGAGTCGCGGCGTCGCTGTGGCTGATATCGTTCTTCCTCGGAAACGTCGTGTACGCGTTGCTGTATGCGGTGTACTGA
- a CDS encoding ATP-binding protein, whose product MVPVDENPHSRRAEDLFDHLPVMFVVTRPGPSNGREPVIEDCNERFASRLGHEREDVLGRPLGEFYAPDSAESLYGGYERALRGEFDRAERELLARDGTVVHTVVHAVPRRDDTEGVAALYVDVTERKRREEHVQILNRVMRHNIRNDLNVLYGHTEMLLRSDDADVRESARVIGRTVERWLDLTEKAKEIEHLFEEAPAGTRPVGEIIHETQTNVELAYLSATVETEIDVDPDLPVSDRLHAAVEELCENGVKHDDDDEPRVLLRARRSDSGEFLELSVADRGPGVPEHERAILREGEETPLVHGSGLGFWLVRTVARRAGGCVTVDDRAGGGSVVTLRVPVRGALTGTE is encoded by the coding sequence GTGGTACCCGTGGACGAGAATCCCCACTCACGCCGGGCCGAGGACCTGTTCGACCACCTCCCGGTGATGTTCGTCGTCACTCGCCCCGGCCCCTCGAACGGACGAGAGCCGGTTATCGAGGACTGCAACGAACGGTTCGCCTCCAGACTCGGCCACGAGAGGGAGGACGTCCTCGGACGACCCCTCGGGGAGTTCTACGCGCCCGACTCCGCCGAGAGTCTCTACGGCGGGTACGAACGCGCGCTTCGCGGGGAGTTCGACCGCGCGGAACGCGAACTCCTCGCCCGCGACGGCACCGTCGTCCACACGGTGGTTCACGCGGTTCCCCGCCGCGACGACACCGAGGGCGTGGCCGCCCTCTACGTGGACGTGACGGAGCGAAAGCGGCGGGAGGAACACGTACAGATCCTCAACCGGGTGATGCGGCACAACATCAGAAACGACCTGAACGTGCTGTACGGGCACACGGAGATGTTACTCCGCTCGGACGACGCAGACGTTCGGGAGTCTGCGCGGGTCATCGGCCGGACGGTCGAACGCTGGTTAGACCTCACGGAGAAGGCAAAGGAGATAGAGCACCTGTTCGAGGAGGCGCCCGCCGGAACCCGTCCGGTCGGCGAGATAATCCACGAGACGCAGACGAACGTCGAGTTGGCGTACCTCTCGGCCACGGTGGAGACGGAGATAGACGTCGACCCCGACCTGCCCGTCTCGGACCGACTGCACGCCGCCGTCGAAGAACTCTGCGAGAACGGCGTCAAACACGACGACGACGACGAACCGAGGGTTCTCCTCCGGGCGCGTCGCTCCGACTCCGGGGAGTTCCTCGAACTCTCCGTCGCCGACCGAGGGCCGGGCGTCCCCGAACACGAACGGGCCATCCTCCGCGAGGGCGAGGAGACTCCCCTCGTGCACGGGAGCGGACTCGGTTTTTGGCTCGTCAGAACCGTCGCTCGGCGCGCCGGCGGCTGCGTCACCGTCGACGACAGAGCGGGGGGCGGAAGCGTCGTCACGCTTCGAGTGCCGGTCCGAGGCGCGCTAACGGGGACAGAGTGA
- a CDS encoding glutamate--tRNA ligase — MDDELRERVERAAEKHALLNAVKYESDADVGAVMGPLMGENPEFRPHGDEIPGIIGGVVGRVNDLSTAEKRDRLAELAPEELAELEAEEEEDETVLPDLPNADEYDEVRMRAAPNPNGPWHIGHARMPAVIGTYKDRYDGSFIVRFDDTDPETKRPDLDAYYAILDDVEYLGFEPDDVILASDRVETYYDYARELIESGGAYTCSCSGETFSELKNDGEACPHRDKDPETTMAEFEEMVAGEYDSGEMVLRVKTDIEHKNPALRDWVAFRIVDTPHPREEAAEYRAWPMLDFQSGVDDHLTGVTHIIRGIDLQDSAKRQQFVYDYFDWEYPEVIHWGHVQVDEYDVKLSTSTIKELVEEGKLDGWDDPRAPTLKSLRRRGIRGEAIVEAMVGLGTSTSNVDLSMSAVYANNRDIVDDEADRYFFVREGEVFALDGGPDAGHPALHPDHEERGDRTVPAEGGVAVESEDAPAEGERVWLKGYGCVRREGDTFVHTDDSIEAVRSGEVDVIHWAPATENVPVRMRTPDGDVVGVAEPDFAETAEDEVIQFERLGFVRVDGHDGDSRDVDETQGVSSANRNAERSGNAEGDESVVYWAHK; from the coding sequence ATGGACGACGAGTTACGCGAACGCGTCGAGCGAGCGGCCGAGAAGCACGCCCTGCTCAACGCGGTCAAGTACGAGAGCGACGCCGACGTGGGCGCGGTGATGGGTCCGCTCATGGGCGAGAACCCGGAGTTCCGCCCCCACGGTGACGAGATTCCGGGAATCATCGGCGGCGTCGTCGGGCGAGTCAACGACCTCTCGACGGCGGAGAAGCGCGACCGACTGGCGGAACTCGCGCCCGAGGAACTCGCGGAACTCGAAGCCGAAGAGGAGGAAGACGAGACGGTGCTTCCGGACCTGCCGAACGCCGACGAGTACGACGAAGTGCGGATGCGCGCGGCCCCGAACCCGAACGGCCCGTGGCACATCGGCCACGCGCGGATGCCCGCGGTCATCGGGACGTACAAAGACCGCTACGACGGGTCCTTTATCGTCCGCTTCGACGACACCGACCCCGAGACGAAGCGCCCCGACTTGGACGCCTACTACGCCATCCTCGACGACGTCGAGTACCTCGGCTTCGAACCGGACGACGTAATCCTCGCCTCCGACCGGGTGGAAACCTACTACGACTACGCCCGCGAACTCATCGAGTCGGGCGGCGCGTACACCTGTTCGTGCTCGGGCGAGACGTTCTCGGAACTGAAGAACGACGGCGAGGCCTGCCCTCACCGGGACAAAGACCCCGAGACGACGATGGCGGAGTTCGAGGAGATGGTCGCGGGCGAGTACGACTCCGGGGAGATGGTCCTCCGGGTGAAGACGGACATCGAGCACAAGAACCCCGCCCTCCGCGACTGGGTGGCGTTCCGCATTGTCGATACGCCGCACCCGCGCGAGGAGGCCGCAGAGTACCGCGCGTGGCCGATGCTCGACTTCCAGTCCGGCGTGGACGACCACCTCACGGGCGTCACCCACATCATCCGCGGCATCGACCTGCAGGATTCGGCGAAGCGCCAGCAGTTCGTCTACGACTACTTCGACTGGGAGTACCCCGAGGTCATCCACTGGGGGCACGTCCAAGTCGACGAGTACGACGTGAAACTCTCCACCTCGACCATCAAGGAACTCGTCGAGGAGGGGAAACTCGACGGGTGGGACGACCCGCGCGCGCCGACCCTGAAGAGTCTCCGCCGCCGCGGCATCCGCGGGGAGGCCATCGTCGAGGCGATGGTCGGCCTCGGCACGTCCACCTCCAACGTCGACCTCTCGATGTCGGCCGTCTACGCGAACAACCGCGACATCGTGGACGACGAGGCGGACCGCTACTTCTTCGTCCGCGAGGGCGAGGTGTTCGCACTCGACGGCGGTCCGGACGCGGGCCACCCCGCACTCCACCCCGACCACGAGGAACGCGGCGACCGGACCGTTCCGGCCGAGGGCGGCGTCGCCGTCGAGTCGGAGGACGCGCCCGCGGAGGGCGAACGCGTCTGGCTGAAAGGCTACGGGTGCGTCCGCCGCGAGGGCGACACCTTCGTCCACACCGACGACAGCATCGAGGCGGTTCGCTCCGGCGAGGTGGACGTGATTCACTGGGCCCCCGCCACGGAGAACGTCCCCGTCCGCATGCGGACGCCCGACGGCGACGTGGTGGGCGTCGCCGAACCCGACTTCGCCGAGACGGCGGAAGACGAAGTCATCCAGTTCGAGCGTCTCGGATTCGTCCGCGTGGACGGCCACGACGGCGACTCCCGCGACGTTGACGAGACGCAGGGCGTCTCGTCAGCCAACCGGAACGCGGAGCGTTCCGGTAACGCGGAGGGCGACGAATCGGTCGTCTACTGGGCGCACAAGTAG
- a CDS encoding YciE/YciF ferroxidase family protein, which produces MTLETSRDLFVYNLKEMYYIENQLVEMLDELASDTPDEKLAKGFADHRDETRRQVERLETVFREIHETPETIESGVLDGLKRDHEEFKREVTSNDLKTPYHLAAGIKTERMEITGYQGLIMLANEIDFDGDVKGPLKENLDEEEDTLQTLTTMQKGSNIKKAIQNLL; this is translated from the coding sequence ATGACTCTCGAAACATCCCGCGACCTGTTCGTCTACAACCTGAAGGAGATGTACTACATCGAGAACCAGCTCGTCGAGATGTTGGACGAACTGGCGTCCGACACACCGGACGAGAAACTGGCGAAGGGGTTCGCCGACCACCGCGACGAGACGCGACGGCAGGTCGAGCGTCTCGAAACGGTGTTCCGGGAGATTCACGAGACGCCGGAGACGATAGAGAGCGGCGTGCTCGACGGTCTGAAGCGGGACCACGAGGAGTTCAAGCGCGAGGTTACGTCGAACGACCTCAAGACGCCGTACCACCTCGCGGCGGGCATCAAGACCGAGCGGATGGAGATAACCGGCTATCAAGGCCTCATCATGCTCGCAAACGAGATAGACTTCGACGGCGACGTGAAGGGACCCCTCAAGGAGAACTTAGACGAAGAGGAGGACACGCTCCAGACGCTGACGACGATGCAGAAGGGCTCGAACATCAAGAAAGCGATTCAGAATCTGCTGTAA